In a genomic window of Arthrobacter woluwensis:
- the ilvA gene encoding threonine ammonia-lyase encodes MTTEALPVTLQDVVRAQELLDGVITVTPIEKSRALSRMVGGDVVFKCENLQRAGSFKVRGAYVRMARLSPEEKARGVVAASAGNHAQGVASAAKALGIKARIYMPLGVALPKLAATRGHGAEVILHGHNVDEALAEAQRYAEASGAVFVHPFDNVDVVAGQGTIGLEILDQVPDVDTIIMGVGGGGLLAGVSVAIKERARELGREIRVIGVQAENAAAYPPSLAADALVPLKKVSTMADGIAVGRPGQLPFSIIRELVDDVVTVSEDALARALIFLLERAKMVVEPAGAVGVAALMEGRIENPGKVAVILSGGNIDPMLMLKVIQRGLYAAGRFLTVRILLDDRPGSLATISRIIAEHDANVTGVDHTRVGGSISMGDVSITVDLETKGHEHSEVVLNALRAEGFQPIVVHF; translated from the coding sequence ATGACCACTGAGGCCCTACCCGTCACGCTCCAGGACGTAGTCCGCGCACAGGAATTGCTCGACGGCGTCATTACCGTCACGCCCATCGAGAAGTCCCGGGCGCTGTCCCGGATGGTGGGTGGCGACGTGGTCTTCAAGTGCGAGAACCTGCAGCGCGCGGGCTCGTTCAAGGTCCGTGGCGCCTACGTGCGCATGGCCCGCCTGAGCCCGGAGGAGAAGGCCCGCGGCGTCGTTGCGGCGTCGGCCGGCAACCACGCTCAGGGCGTCGCTTCCGCGGCCAAGGCCCTCGGGATCAAGGCCCGCATCTACATGCCGCTCGGCGTGGCGCTGCCGAAGCTGGCGGCGACGCGTGGGCACGGCGCCGAGGTCATCCTGCACGGTCACAACGTGGATGAGGCCCTGGCCGAGGCGCAGCGTTACGCGGAAGCCTCCGGGGCGGTGTTCGTGCACCCGTTCGACAATGTGGACGTCGTGGCGGGCCAGGGGACGATCGGCCTCGAGATCCTCGACCAGGTGCCCGACGTGGACACGATCATCATGGGCGTGGGCGGCGGTGGACTGCTGGCCGGCGTCTCCGTGGCCATCAAGGAGCGCGCCCGTGAACTGGGCCGCGAGATCCGGGTGATCGGGGTGCAGGCGGAGAACGCCGCCGCGTACCCGCCGTCGCTCGCCGCTGACGCGCTCGTGCCGCTGAAGAAGGTCTCCACGATGGCCGACGGCATCGCCGTGGGCCGCCCCGGGCAGCTGCCGTTCAGCATCATCCGCGAACTCGTGGACGACGTGGTCACGGTCAGCGAGGACGCCCTCGCCCGTGCGCTCATCTTCCTGCTGGAACGCGCCAAGATGGTGGTGGAACCGGCCGGCGCCGTGGGTGTCGCGGCACTCATGGAAGGCCGGATCGAGAATCCGGGCAAGGTGGCCGTCATCCTGTCCGGCGGCAACATCGACCCGATGCTCATGCTCAAGGTGATCCAGCGCGGTCTGTACGCGGCGGGCCGCTTCCTGACGGTGCGGATCCTTCTCGACGACCGTCCCGGCTCCCTGGCGACCATCTCCCGCATCATCGCCGAGCACGACGCCAACGTCACCGGCGTGGATCACACCCGCGTGGGCGGTTCCATCAGCATGGGCGACGTCTCGATCACGGTGGACCTCGAGACGAAGGGTCACGAGCACTCCGAGGTGGTGCTCAACGCGCTGCGGGCCGAGGGCTTCCAGCCGATCGTGGTGCATTTCTAG
- the greA gene encoding transcription elongation factor GreA, protein MSSTNSASAAWLTQEAYDRLKAELEHLSGPGRAEIVQKIEAARQEGDLKENGGYHAAKEEQGKIEARIRQLTVLLRDAQVGAAPADDGVVEPGMLVVAKIAGDEEKFLLGSREIAGSSDLDVFSEKSPLGSAIIGHKEGDTLSYTAPNGKEISVEIISAKPFTG, encoded by the coding sequence GTGTCCAGCACCAATAGCGCATCCGCCGCGTGGCTGACCCAGGAAGCCTACGACCGTCTCAAGGCTGAGCTGGAGCACCTGTCCGGACCGGGCCGAGCCGAGATCGTTCAGAAGATCGAGGCCGCTCGCCAGGAAGGCGATCTGAAGGAGAACGGCGGCTACCACGCCGCCAAGGAGGAGCAGGGCAAGATCGAGGCCCGCATCCGCCAGCTGACCGTCCTGCTCCGCGACGCCCAGGTGGGCGCGGCACCCGCCGACGACGGCGTCGTCGAGCCCGGCATGCTGGTGGTCGCGAAGATCGCCGGCGATGAGGAGAAGTTCCTCCTCGGCTCCCGCGAGATCGCGGGCAGCTCGGACCTGGACGTCTTCAGTGAGAAGTCGCCCCTGGGCTCGGCCATCATCGGCCACAAGGAGGGCGACACCCTCTCCTACACCGCGCCGAACGGCAAGGAGATCTCGGTCGAGATCATCTCCGCCAAGCCGTTCACCGGCTGA
- a CDS encoding DUF4307 domain-containing protein, protein MTPSQSPTPMESSLSNRYGRQKRSVTRRTKLLILVAALVLAVGAAGFLAIRNSVSTVDFKTVSFSANDPSFAEVDFQVSKDRDSAAVCAIKALDDHYAVVGWKYVDVPPNAADFGAENGQTTQRRVTVRTESLAVSGVVDSCWLKR, encoded by the coding sequence GTGACGCCGAGCCAGAGCCCAACGCCGATGGAGTCCAGCCTATCCAATCGCTACGGCCGCCAGAAGCGGTCGGTCACGCGGCGTACCAAGCTGCTGATCCTCGTGGCGGCCCTGGTGCTCGCCGTGGGCGCGGCCGGGTTCCTGGCGATCCGGAACTCCGTCAGCACGGTGGACTTCAAGACCGTGAGCTTCAGCGCCAATGACCCCTCCTTCGCCGAGGTCGACTTCCAGGTGTCCAAGGACCGGGACAGCGCCGCCGTGTGCGCGATCAAGGCGCTGGATGACCACTACGCCGTCGTCGGCTGGAAGTACGTCGACGTCCCGCCCAATGCGGCGGACTTCGGCGCGGAGAACGGCCAGACCACGCAGCGCCGGGTGACGGTCCGCACCGAATCGCTCGCGGTGTCCGGCGTCGTCGACAGCTGCTGGCTGAAACGCTGA
- the mca gene encoding mycothiol conjugate amidase Mca, whose amino-acid sequence MSAAAPATPERVFDDGETLRVLFVHAHPDDESSKGAATMAKYVDEGAEVLVATCTDGSRGDIQNPHVVDEAHPKRDMAGARRLEMDNAARILGVQQTWLGFVDSGLPEGEPLPALPDGCFALQPLDVAATPLVSLIRSFRPHVVVAYDENGGYPHPDHIMSHKVAVEAYHAAGDPERYPGTGAAWQPSKLYYDCGLGLERMRALRDAARAEGLNIQGLEWIDGWLESKAEPLHIPTTRIDAGAWFERRDAALKAHRTQIDPDGFFFAFPEELQRRVWPYEEFALIDSKVGDTVPETDLFAGLR is encoded by the coding sequence ATGAGCGCCGCTGCCCCCGCCACCCCGGAGCGGGTCTTCGACGACGGGGAGACCCTCCGCGTCCTGTTCGTCCACGCCCACCCGGACGACGAGTCGAGCAAGGGCGCCGCCACGATGGCCAAATACGTGGACGAAGGAGCCGAGGTCCTGGTGGCCACGTGCACCGACGGTTCCCGCGGCGACATCCAGAACCCGCACGTGGTGGACGAGGCCCACCCGAAGCGGGACATGGCCGGCGCCCGCCGCCTCGAAATGGACAACGCCGCGCGGATCCTCGGCGTGCAGCAGACCTGGCTCGGCTTCGTGGACTCCGGCCTTCCCGAGGGGGAGCCGCTGCCGGCCCTTCCGGACGGCTGTTTCGCGCTGCAGCCGCTCGACGTCGCGGCCACCCCTCTCGTGAGCCTCATCCGGTCGTTCCGCCCGCACGTCGTGGTGGCCTACGACGAGAACGGCGGCTACCCCCACCCGGACCACATCATGTCCCACAAGGTGGCCGTGGAGGCCTACCACGCCGCCGGCGACCCGGAGCGTTATCCGGGCACCGGTGCCGCCTGGCAGCCCTCGAAGCTCTATTACGACTGCGGTCTCGGCCTGGAGCGCATGCGTGCGTTGCGGGACGCCGCCCGGGCCGAGGGCCTCAACATCCAGGGCCTCGAGTGGATCGACGGCTGGCTTGAGTCCAAGGCCGAGCCGCTGCACATTCCCACCACCCGGATCGACGCCGGCGCCTGGTTTGAGCGGCGCGATGCGGCCCTCAAGGCACACCGCACCCAGATCGACCCGGACGGCTTCTTCTTCGCGTTCCCCGAGGAGCTGCAGCGGCGCGTCTGGCCGTACGAGGAGTTCGCTCTGATCGATTCGAAGGTCGGGGACACCGTGCCCGAGACGGATCTGTTCGCCGGCCTCCGCTGA